Proteins from a single region of Syntrophales bacterium:
- the era gene encoding GTPase Era: MEDRSPFKSGFIGIIGRPNVGKSTLLNTILGERLAITTPKPQTTRNRIMGIHTDAQGQFIFLDTPGIHRGDNPLNRSMVSAARETFRSADILLLLVEAPRIDGNDREIVASLAELSLPVILGVNKIDTIRKPLLLPLIDEARGLYPFQAIVPLSARSGDGVPVLLEEIRKLLPEGPPLFPEDTLTDRPERFIAAEIVREKIILSTRQEIPYSSAVTVDTFREEPGRRLIRIQATIHVEKESQKAILIGRKGAMLKEIGTRARQEMERFFDSRIFLELFVRVQKDWTRDPRALREFGYAEEDG, translated from the coding sequence ATGGAAGACCGTTCCCCCTTCAAGTCCGGTTTCATCGGCATCATCGGCCGGCCCAACGTGGGCAAATCCACCCTCCTGAACACCATCCTGGGGGAGCGCCTGGCCATCACCACACCCAAGCCCCAGACGACGCGCAACCGGATCATGGGGATCCACACGGATGCGCAGGGCCAGTTCATCTTTCTGGATACGCCGGGGATTCACCGCGGCGACAATCCCCTCAACCGGTCCATGGTTTCCGCCGCCCGGGAGACGTTCCGCTCCGCCGATATCCTGCTCCTCCTGGTGGAGGCGCCCCGCATCGACGGGAACGACCGGGAGATTGTCGCGTCCCTGGCGGAGCTGTCCCTGCCGGTGATCCTCGGGGTCAACAAGATCGATACGATTCGGAAGCCCCTCCTCCTGCCGCTCATCGACGAGGCCCGGGGACTGTATCCATTCCAGGCGATCGTTCCCCTGTCGGCCCGGAGCGGCGATGGAGTCCCGGTCCTCCTGGAGGAGATCCGGAAGCTCCTTCCGGAAGGCCCGCCGCTCTTCCCGGAGGACACCCTGACGGACCGGCCGGAGCGGTTCATTGCCGCGGAGATCGTCCGGGAGAAGATCATCCTGTCCACGAGGCAGGAGATCCCCTATTCCTCCGCCGTCACCGTAGACACCTTCCGGGAGGAGCCCGGGCGGCGGCTGATCCGGATCCAGGCCACGATCCACGTGGAGAAGGAGTCCCAGAAGGCGATCCTGATCGGCCGCAAGGGGGCCATGCTCAAGGAGATCGGCACCCGGGCCCGGCAGGAGATGGAGCGGTTCTTCGATTCCCGGATTTTCCTGGAGCTGTTCGTCCGGGTGCAGAAGGACTGGACGCGGGATCCGCGGGCACTCCGGGAGTTCGGGTATGCGGAAGAGGACGGGTAG